One genomic window of Longimicrobiaceae bacterium includes the following:
- a CDS encoding type II toxin-antitoxin system VapC family toxin: MKYYFLDTSAFVRIYALEPGTETVKDLLRAATAPTPSARVLVCDLVYPEALSALSQRLAEKKLTRLAHRSAADGVRQALHGATTPFLIIPASGVMEQAGELVRIYGLRGADAVHLAAALAGREGAPDGVAFRFVTSDHRQADAARGEGFAVYDPAAKALREPPSS, translated from the coding sequence GTGAAGTACTACTTCCTCGACACCAGCGCGTTCGTCCGTATCTACGCGCTGGAGCCGGGGACCGAGACGGTGAAGGACCTGCTCCGGGCAGCGACCGCACCCACTCCGTCTGCCCGCGTCCTCGTCTGTGACCTCGTCTATCCCGAAGCCCTTTCCGCTCTTTCGCAGCGCCTGGCGGAGAAGAAGCTGACCCGCCTCGCGCACCGCAGCGCGGCGGATGGAGTGCGGCAGGCGCTTCACGGAGCCACGACACCGTTCCTCATCATCCCCGCCAGCGGCGTCATGGAGCAGGCGGGCGAGCTGGTGCGGATCTACGGCCTGCGCGGAGCCGACGCGGTGCACCTGGCGGCGGCACTGGCCGGACGCGAAGGCGCGCCGGACGGCGTCGCTTTCCGCTTCGTCACCAGTGACCACCGGCAGGCTGACGCCGCGCGAGGCGAGGGCTTCGCCGTCTACGACCCCGCCGCCAAAGCTCTGCGCGAACCACCCAGTTCGTAA